ATAGCATTGCGGACGCTTGAATAAGGTGTagttacacaaaaaaaaaaaaaaacgccattTAGGCCCCTGTCTGGAgtggaacacacatatatagaggGACATAGCTACGTAATTATTTGCACACAAGTGAAGGCTCCTGAGGCGATCTTTTGAAACAGTTTGATGGGTCCGTTGCCCCTATTTGAATGATTGACgacaaatgaggaaaaaataaaaacagggaagaaaataattaaGACGACGAAGTGGGAGAACACCTTAGACGGTCCACGTACGGGTGCACCTTTAAGAAGCATTTTTATGCAGCTTCCCCATTTGCACTAATCAGGTCCACTTCTCCAAATGCAGATCGGCACAGACGCCAACAACGCGTCAGTAGTAGGAAGGTCTCCTCCTGTAGGAATAGCGCTTCTTCGGGTGGTACCTGCTTGAGGAGTGGAAGTCGGAAGTTAGGTCAACATGTTCGGGGATGCTCCGAGCCACAGTTAAGTCAAACATGTTCCTGTGGTCCACCTTGGACATATTGTTAAAGTTttgtatgaacagttcagcTATATTTTCATTCAGATCAAAGTAGGAAGAAAATCTATCCTTTGtatcaatttttatttgtaaaattttgttaaacGTATTTACATTTAAATCGTTGGATATTTTATTGACCCAGTAGATAATGTCGTCTTcgtttttccactttctACTTTTGTTGATAAAGCTTAGGGTGAGTGTTTCCGACAGGCCATTAATGAGGGATCTCTTCTTAATGTGTTCCTTCTTCGAAATGATGGCCAAACATCTGGCCACTAATTCTGTCTGGTCCATCTGCGATTGAGTACATTTTTCTATCAATTCGCTAGCagttttgtgaaaaaatggcaatacGGATGGATTCACATTTTGAATCTTTTTTGACGCCATGGTAGATGCAGATGTGAAGACATCTTCATTGTTTGGCAATTGTTctatggaaaattttattccacaatttttttcgatttttatTAAGTCTTGTTTATCTTCCGTTGAGAACAACACAACGGAAACACCTTTCTTGTTTGCTCTTCCCGTTCTTCCAGCTCGGTGAATATAAATTTCTGCATAATTAGGAGGAAAGCACTGAATGACTAAATCGACGTTACTTATGTCTAACCCCCTAGCGGCAATATCAGTGGCTATCAGAATTTGAACCATTCCCTGGCGAAACCGTTGCATGGTGTGTTCCCTAGTCGTCTGGGCGATGTTCCCATGAAGAACGGCAAAAGACAGAGATTTGAAGGACCCCTCAGAGCATAAAATATCCGCTTCTAACTTGGTTCGCGTGAAGATGATCACCTGACCTCCGTTCGACTTAACCAGTATGATGTCCTCCAACAGTAgggccttttcctttatgtcGTAAGGCGTCTTTATCGCAATGTGCTTAATATTTTTGGACGTCTTGTTGGAAGAATCAACCACATCGATGAAGAAGGGGTTCTTCATATACTTGGAAGAGATGTCTTTAATCCATGACGGAGTTGTTGCGGAGTACAGCAAAATCTGTGCCTCCTTCAAATTGATGTAACTTAATATTCTCTCTAAATCATGGGTAAATCCCAAGTTTAGCATTTCATCAGCCTCGTCTAACACCAAGTACTTTATATTCTGGAGAGACAAGTTTTTTCTCTCCAAGTGATCGATTATCCGACCAGGGGTTCCAGTTAAAATTTCTATTCCTTTCCTCAACTTGGCTTCTTGGTACACATAACTTTCTCCTCCATATATCGACATAATGTTGAAGTTGTAGAATTGGCTTATTTCTTTGAATGTGTTTTCTACCTGCTTGGATAGTTCCCTCGTGGGTTCTAGTACCAAGATGGACGGGTTCTTGTTATCATCTGGTTGGTTTGTGCCGCCAAAATGGTTCGCTCCATCTACATGTGGTGTGGAGGAAGTTACCCCATTTCCGctcctccccatttttactttgtataaCTTCTCCACCAAGGGTAGCGCGAAGGCTAGGGTTTTCCCCGAACCCGTTTCGGAACGCCCTATTATATCTCTCCCCTCGTAAATGGGTTTGAAGCTCTGCGCCTGAATTTTCGTCATCTGATTTATACCCTTGCTGGCCAGGAACTTGGCGATGTTTGGGTTTATTTCGGGCACATCTGCGAACTGGTCGCTTAGGCAAGGGGAGTGGTTATCCCCGCCGCTGCGTAAGCGGGTATCCTCCCCATTGCGTGCGTGGCTAGCTTCACCAATACTTGGCCTCCCTTCCACACTAGGCACAGCTTCGCTCGGGGGATCTGCAACCCCGTGTGCCTCTAAGCTCCCCCCCCATGATTCGCCCTTCTCAAAACAAACCTCTTCCTCGTAACACTCGCACGGGTTCCACttggggaaataaaaaagttctTTCTGACGGAGTGCGCTGTCCCGGCGCTGTTTGTCTTATGTAGGCGGACATTTACACATAAAAGGAGCAAACACAGGGTCACATGAATTTTTAGTGTTCTACCAACATGGTTTAGTATAGTGCGGGGTGAAGATCTCATGCTTTGATGGCCTTTTTGGGGGGTTCCTTATTTTACGGGGGGAGGTGTGCGTCCGCGTGGTGATCAAAACGGACAAACTATACAGGGTAATATAAACCAAGGAGGCGCACGGAAAAAGTGGTGCCCCTAACGCTCtgcatgttttttcttctacctTGGCATAATAAAACGGATGTAGCTACTGCCCAAATGCTGTTTCAGCAAAAATCAGAGATAGAGCGTGGGACATATTCCAATTGGGGTTATGTCACACCACATGGGCGCTTGTTTAGAGGTGAGGCCGCTTCGTTGCAATGGGTCGTTGAACTGATCAGTTTACAAGAGGGAGCATTATAAAGGGAGATTGAttcagaaaaaaggggaaaaaaaaaaaggcgcaaaACTGGGTAAGTTCGCTGCTGCTTCGGGTGTTttctcaaaatggaagaagcatGGGCAGcaaattttgtgcaattaTGTGGTGAGGGGATGCATAACTgtatacgcatatatattgtacgCATGCCCTCGTGCGTACGCGCAGCCGTGGCGCAATTCGAACGAATgaaccgaaaaaaaaagggaaggccAGTTGTAGGAGACTCCGTGTATTGCCCTTCGACTGGAGCAAATTTTTGAGAGTTGAGCAGCAGAGATTATGCAACGTTTTTCTGTTCACTTTTGCGAGATGAAGAATCTACCCATTTTATAATTagccatttttgaaaaaaaattcgtcaCATTTGTCAGGTAACAATGAGATGGTTTCCGCGTATTCCCCCCTAGTGTGCGCTTATGTTTATAGGGCATATTTGGGGTCCTCAACATTTTTCtcactatatatatgggtaacgtatttttttttttttacctcccgAGGAAGTCTGTTCCCAAATCAAAATAGGTTATCATATTTTTCGCACCTCATGTGGGTATTCTGTGAAGGGGCACCTCTACCATGCGATACGAACGCTGCGTGGTGCCCATttgagggaaggaaatgtgTCAAAGTTGTTGATGTGCGGGTCATGCGGTTCCAACTTCGTCGCGTTAGATGATGCGAAGAAGAGACCCTACTGGGAcgggacggaaaaaaaatttcaatggAAGTTCATTCCGTGTTGCTCCTTTTCGCGACATTTGAATTTGTCAAGTTAACGTGTACAATGTTAAGAAGCGACATTTTCTACCATCGTTGAATTGTCTAAATGAGGCGGCAACGGTTGCTATCACCACAAATTTCGTTCCCCTTTTCGCATGCTGCATACTCCTGCTATGTTAAAGACGAAAGGAGCTACCAACACCGGTGATGGTATGCCACGTCAGACATGTCCTCGTTCTGCCATTCTATCGGAAGCGCGTGTTGCGGAGTTTTTCCCCATCCTTATGATCAAAATGgaccaaaaggggaaaaacacgaTCAATCACTAAAAttaggaaataaaagaatgaacatggaaaaaaaaaaaaaaaaaaaaaaaaaaaacagccaaattCGCGACAAAATTGGGTAAAAAGGTATGAACacggaattaaaaaaaaaaaaaaaaaaaaaaaaaaaaaaacctacaATGGGCAACACAGATGGTTACAATTTGCACTCATTTTTACACACCTTAAAATGTCTTGTTCTTAGCTTAGCGAGCGTAGTGGCAGAAGCAACGGACACCGTCGCTTAGTCTACGTCTTTACTTGAGAGCACACTTAACAAAAGATTTGCAACATTTAGCCGTTAACATTTGTGCgttctttcttttgcaaTCCTGTTCCTGCTTCCGCTGTGAAATTTTAAGGTTCTTCTTgtatatcattttttccttccaaaaTGGACGAGAATAAAAAGGTGTTCTACAGCTACGTTGACAACATGCACAGGAAAAACGAGGAGATACACAAAATAATGgacatgaaggagaaaatcaaaaaggaggagcaaaaaaaaatagaggagtCCCAGAGAATTATCAAAAATAACCAAGCTTCTATAGACACCGTTGACGATACACACAAAGCTAAGGAGCTGACttgtttaaatttaaaaaaggaaatatccATCCAGAAAAGGAAGTTGCAAAATTTGAACACCCTCTTGGGAGAATTGCCCGATGTTATccagggggaggaggaaaaatactGCGAATTTAAGTATTCCTTAAAATGTTGAAAAGGGGCTGTACATGTATGCCCCTTCCCGTTGTTGACTTTCCGCATGGTGATCGTTTTTCCTATGCTGCACCTATTGGTATGCACATGTTGTagaaattttccctttttttcttcacccttggaaggaaaaagtccCGCAAGGAGATAGACAAACTGATGAAGACTCTGGAGTCGCCACTTCACACCAGCAGCGCCGATGACGTTTgggacaaaataaaggaatgtcAATCCAACACCGATCAGTTAAATAGTGCAATATACGAGGCGCATGGCGAATTGGCACTGTTGAAAACGGAGTATAATAGTTCCAAGGAGAAATTCAAAGTGAAAAtgatttatcattttttttccccccctgcaaTTTCCACCTTGCTGCTTAGCAGGAATAGCATTTCCTGCATACGGTCGATCTTCTCCACCACCTGTTTCACCAAACGCTCGCTGTCTCCACAGGACCTAGTCGAAGTAGAGCGGAACAAGAATAAGAAGCTAAGAAAGATATCAGCCACACTGCAGGTAGGTTTATCTCTCCCTGAATGGAAGTATAAACCAAACACACTGCTCTGTTAACACAGGTGCTACCGCACGTATTACCACACAGTGCATGGGCCCCACTAATCCAATCACTGCacatcccttttttattaaaaaaaaaaatgcagttcattcaaaatttaaaaaaaggcacaaatggaaaagcaaACGACGAAggagatttaaaaaaaaagttggaagaaataaacgACTTGTACAGATAACTTTGTATGACTTCTTCACCCCTTAAGTGAATGTTACGTAGAACTTTGGGGATTCTGCCCCGCTGTCCCTTCCCCCTgctttgatttttttaagtccCTTTTATAATTCTTTCGCAAAGACCTTTTCCTGCTAAAAATGTCTTCAAATTTgacgttttttttgtgaagctggtaaatttttttcgttaccAAGTTGTCCGGGTCATTAAAAAGGTATATGTCTCCTGTGCTGGCTCCCCTGGAGATTCTTCCGTTTCTGAGGGGTGGTGGGGGCAGCCCAGAAAGGAAACCATGCAcatgaaaggaggaaaacaaatgCAATAGAAAAACAAATGCAATAGAAAAACAAATGCATATGAAAagtagaaagaaaaagtgcaTTCCAGTGCAGTTGTACATGGCGTGTCCGCCTGTTCCAAGTGACAAGGggtcttttctttcctcctgcTTACCTATGCGTGTAAACCACAATGTTGGTGGGCGCGTCCAAGTGAAACAGGTGCGTAATTCCCTTGATGTCCACCCCTCTGTGAATAATATCGGTGGTCACGAGAATGCACCTCTCTGAGTTCTTGAACATATCAAGAATGGCAAACtggtcttccttctttaaagaTGAATTGAAAAGGTAGATGTCCTCAAAAAGGGAGCTCAACTGACTAAATGCGTTATTGCAGCTGGTAAGTGTATTGCAAAAGATGAGAgcttttttgtaattttccttCGACATGATTCTTTTTAtggcttttattttttcactaaCAGTGTAGGTGGGCAGATTTACAAAGTGGTAGTTCACAAGGGGGTGTACATTGTGCAGGTAGTTGGTCTTTATCAAAACGGCGTTTGTTACATATTTGTTGATGTTTTGGTACACggacttttttcccttattggATAGGGTAGAGGAAGTTACTATGGAGATGTATTTCGTGTTTGCTAATTTGCTCATTTGTTCGTAAAGCGCTTTGATGTGTTTCACAAAAGGGTCTTCGAACATGACGTCCACTTCGTCCATTATGAGAAAATCTAGGTTTTTTAGAAAGGGAGTTACTGCGTCTACGTTTTCCTTCATGTAGGTGGCGAACTTCACGGGAGAGGTGATCAGAATGAGGCTTCCGTTTGGGTTGAGGTTCACGGGGGTTAGTGGGGTATTGTTCAGGGTGGTGCTTTTCACCTTGACGTTTCTGCGTGGAGGGAGAAGCGTGTGGTAAGTCACTTTATTGGGGTACTTTTGTTTTGCTGGGCGAAGTCCCTTTTAGGGAGACGCCGTTATGCTCACCTGGAGAGGCGTCGAACGATTTGGAAGCACTGCCTAGTGAGCAATCCGCTATACTGAAAAATCAAGACGAAGActctgttgttgctgttggaTTGCTTCAAGATGTGATTCAAAACGAAAATGATGTAAGACAAAGTTTTGCCAATCCCATTTTCAGCACCGATGATAATATTTCGCAGCATGGGGAAGTACTTATTATAATATTGTAACAGGTCGAACTGAATGAGTGACGGGACGgtaatgttattttttttcaactcttCAACTAGGGTTGGGTGGACAAGTAGTTTGGAAAACGTTTGgtccttcttaaaaaaacatGTCCCTCCATTTTGGCCAtctactttttcatttttgcatagAAAGTGTTCCACCCTTTGGGGGTGCTGACTGTTGTAATGTCTCTGCGAATTCCTAGAAAgaataatttgttcctccccTGAATTCACATTTCGAAGAGTGCCTTTTCGAGATAGAAATGAAGTTGAGGCTACTTTGCTGATGTGGAAGGTACTTACTAAATTGAGCAAAAtggggggcaaaaaaaaaacaattacaGAAGGCGCAAAAAACATAATAATTCTTGGctcttaatatttttctcttcaattTTGTCCCTAAATTCCAGCAAgatgtaaaagaaaaaaaaaagcacacagAAGAAGTGAAGCGAGACGTAGAGTGACAGGAAGAAGGACAGAAGCAGCAGGCAGAGGTAGAGGGTGAAAaagcaaaggaagaatatatacataaaaacgACGCTGGGGGGCAACATCATATGGGGGGTGGGCGCGGCGGATAAGTGGGCATTACACGTGCATGGAAGCAATCGCGCATTAACGTAATCAGATACGAATGAAAACACGTATTAACGTAATCACAAATGAACGAaagcacatatgtgtgtatggcGTGGGAAGAGCTATTATTGGGGGAGACAGAGGTAATCCAATCACGGGATACTCTGTCCCCCTTCTAGCACTGCAAGGGGCGCACGTTAGCCTTTGCGAAGCAGTTGTGTGACTTGTCGGAGTTGCAACAACTGGTTTATGACAGGTGGACACTTCGACGTGTGTAACGCGGGgagacgaaaaaaaggagtgccTTCACAAGTGACTGAGCGTGACGTTCATTCCGCGTTGGTGAAAAGCGCCAAGGGGGGGGTGTTTTGTGAATACACTGGACAGATGCGCGAACGGGGCAAATGCGGGCAATTGACAGGGGAAAGAGaggcaaaaatgggaagaagtggagctgtaaaaaagggcaaaacaAGTGGAACAGGGAAAGTGCAAAGAAACGTGGCAAACATGTTTTGTCTGAATTCCCCCCAacggtggaaaaaaaaaaattctacgcgtgtgcacaaaaattgcgaaggagaaaaaagcaaTGTGTGGTGCACATAGGGAGGGggtgggggaagaaatatgtTTTCCCTAATTTGTCTGCTAATTCTGCACGCGCACCtgatttgttcatttcttcACGAGCGGATTATTGGTAAAGTCCTTTCGTCCTGTGGACAGAACATTGTTCGTGCTGAGGGGTTAACGGGTTGACCGGTTGGGTTAAACGGGTCAGGTATAGTTGCGCTTCGTTTGTGGGGCGGCAAAAACACGCAGAACTGGTCTTGGCACTCTCACGAAACGGAAAGGtggaacgaaaaaatgcCGACTCATAGCACAGTGTCTATATGAGGTATTGGGCGTACGCGCGAACCTCTGCGGGAGTTGTATCTCCTCAAATTAGAGCAAACGAAAATGGAACGAAGCGGAGCGAAGTGAAACTATGCAAAATGTAGCAGACAAAGGAAAGTTCCCACGTGGCGCAAAACTCACCTTCATAAGGGGAGAATTACACATGTCATCACTGCAAAAAAGTTGTTGCCCTTCCagcaacacaaaaaaaaaaaaaaaaaatccgcaATTTTGAAACAGTCCGATCTAAGAAGTGACCCAAATAAAAACGGAAGAATcgcaaatgaaaagaaaaaacggcGTTATTGAggcctctttcttttttctctgcctttttaaaagaacaTTGTCATGGAGAAGGGTTCATTGTGTAAtattcgcaatttttttttttttttttcctcgtcaCGTTAATCGCGGGATATAAGAAAGATTATTTtgccttcccttttttggtaTAATTTTTTGGGAGAGGAAAATAGGTGAGAAGAAaccactgtttttttttttttttttttttttttttttttttttcaatgcGCCTAATGGGCAATTTAGAAGAATTATaaagaaggcaaaaaaatgcGAGCAGAGGAGCTAAATGGCTGTGAAAAAGGCACCAACAGGGGAACGCGCGCACTGAGAGACGGAATCCTGCAGGGCGACAAATTCCCACATGAACGACCATCGGTGGAGTAGTAACCCGCGTAAACgaacaaaatgtgaaaaggcACAAACACAAATTTGGATAGACGTAACAGCGCGCAAAAGAACATGGCGTACTTCTCCGACTTTACGAGAAAGTGCGATCTGGACGGATGTAGGTACCATGACTTTCTCCCCTTTAAATGTGAATACTGCGGTTtaagtgtacaaaaaaaaaaaaaaaaaaaatttttaaatgtctGCGCTGTGAAACGTGTGACTGATGGACGAAACGTAGTAACCATGTTCTGCGTTGGAACGAAGACATGATGAGccatttgtgtgtgtccCCGGCGAAAAGGCACTTGCACACTGATGAGGCATCGTATTAGCTCGTCCACATGTGAGCACCTCGTCTTTCCAGCAGCACGTTAATAAACATgctatcctttttttcttctttttccccctttgttaGTTTTGCGAATTGCACAGAAAGATTCAAGACCACTCCTGCGCCAAGTCCAAGGCAGCAGATTTAAAACGAGTCGTTCTGTGCAACCACTGCAATGGGGTTCTCCCAGACGTAAGTTAACAGAGCGGCACCCTGCGGTGGCACATATGACATAACACGTGGGTGTATGCCTACCTACACCATTTTCGCACCACCACCAGATACACTCAATTGTACGCACCATACCCAAACGCCCAATTCGCTTTCATAATTGCAGAAAGacgaggaaataaaaaatcacgTAAGTCACAAGTGCACctttaagaagaagaagaagtccCTGGTGATGTGCGGCAAGAAGGGCTGCAAAACGGTGAGGAGGAGAGGCAAGCCCAGTTGAGAAGTGGCCAAAATCAAAGATAAAACGGGCGTTAAAAGATTAACCAAATGGAGCAACCACGTTGTGCGCCCTTAGAAGAACCCCATTTGAGTGAACACACGTGTACTTCGCACAACTTAAGGGTACTCACACACATACGAACAATggaacacattttatttttctaccCTCCTCTCCCGGAATAACCTCCAAACTTGTCAGGTCCTGAACGGCATCAACAATTACACCTGCAAGAAATGCAAAAGGATGTTTTGCCTGTCCCACCGCTACTTCGACACGCACGGGTGTGTAAAGGAGAACTCCGAGAAGAGCTTTTTCGAAAGTGAGTAAATTGggttaacaaaaaagtgTGTCCATCCGTTTGACCATTCTGCATATCTCTGTGTGTGTTTGTCCACTCGGTTGCTGTGTGGCTTAGcacattcattcatttattcattcattttttttttttttttttttttttttgaaatagagtatttgttttttttataggtGTCCGAAAAAGTAGGGTGGCCCGCTAATGTGAATGAGCCCAAGTGGAAAGGCGAATGGACCACGTGGGGTTTTTCGTTTGGTCCGACTGACCCATGTGTACATAAGTGGGACTGCCATCCAAGTGAAAGCGTGTTGTGTGTTGTCACATTTcgtaaaattataattttctcAAAACTTGGCAAAGGGATACTCAGTGAAGGGACTCCCTCTTGCCGCACCACGTTTTGTTCACCGTGCGTTTGTTCAAATGGCCATTTGTTTGTTAGCCCGTTCGTGCGTGTAACGTCATGTGTGTATAGTCATGTGTGGCGTGGCCAATCTTCTATTTGCCCAAACATTTGTCGAGCATATTTTCTCCCCATTCGCACCATGCggagtttgtttttttcaacaacGTAGTTCATCATCTTTTGCTGTTAATATGAGTTGACCTGCCTCATGTCAGCTTATTAATTGAATTACAATTAATGGATGAAGGGAGAATGGGCGTGGCGAAAGTGTGATGGCGAAACGGTTCGAAATGCCAGCTGGGGAAATTCCCCCCCAATTGGATAAGgtttcaaataaaaaaaaggaaacaaggTAAAGACAACATAATCATAGTGCAAGCACACAATGCTAACACAGAAAAGGGAGGAGATTCAAAACGTCGGTCAACACAAAGTTGTTTACCCGTGCGTTGGAAAAGAAGATGGTCATGGGGTGAATGTTAATGATGCGTGTTATGGTGACGCACCGGGGAAGGCTAAACGGGTACCTTCCTATTTTGGAAGTTGAAGAACCGCCTGACCATGTTGTACAGCGGTTCGCACAAAACGTATTTGGATATGCAAATGTTGACAGCTATGTTAAggagatttaaaaaaaggaacttgaCTTTGTGGCCTGTGGTAAGGATGTTGTTTCCGTTTGGGCCGTAGAAACTTAGGCCGCTGGCTGAGTAGGAGAATAGGTCTAGAATTTTGAATTTGGTTGCTCTGGAAACTTCGTCGTTGCAGTTCATTCGGAAGAGGCACGTGAGTCGGTTTGGCCCTCCGACGGTCAGGTAGAACAGGAAGCTGTTGATGAGGCAGTAGTACCTgcgagggggggaaggaaacagtTAGGTGGGATCGGTGAGGAGGTGGACACTAATCGAAGGAGCAGTGCTAGACATGCATCGCTTAGCATATCGATTAGCATATCGATTAGTATATC
The Plasmodium coatneyi strain Hackeri chromosome 10, complete sequence DNA segment above includes these coding regions:
- a CDS encoding ATP-dependent helicase, with translation MLWNPCECYEEEVCFEKGESWGGSLEAHGVADPPSEAVPSVEGRPSIGEASHARNGEDTRLRSGGDNHSPCLSDQFADVPEINPNIAKFLASKGINQMTKIQAQSFKPIYEGRDIIGRSETGSGKTLAFALPLVEKLYKVKMGRSGNGVTSSTPHVDGANHFGGTNQPDDNKNPSILVLEPTRELSKQVENTFKEISQFYNFNIMSIYGGESYVYQEAKLRKGIEILTGTPGRIIDHLERKNLSLQNIKYLVLDEADEMLNLGFTHDLERILSYINLKEAQILLYSATTPSWIKDISSKYMKNPFFIDVVDSSNKTSKNIKHIAIKTPYDIKEKALLLEDIILVKSNGGQVIIFTRTKLEADILCSEGSFKSLSFAVLHGNIAQTTREHTMQRFRQGMVQILIATDIAARGLDISNVDLVIQCFPPNYAEIYIHRAGRTGRANKKGVSVVLFSTEDKQDLIKIEKNCGIKFSIEQLPNNEDVFTSASTMASKKIQNVNPSVLPFFHKTASELIEKCTQSQMDQTELVARCLAIISKKEHIKKRSLINGLSETLTLSFINKSRKWKNEDDIIYWVNKISNDLNVNTFNKILQIKIDTKDRFSSYFDLNENIAELFIQNFNNMSKVDHRNMFDLTVARSIPEHVDLTSDFHSSSRYHPKKRYSYRRRPSYY
- a CDS encoding ATP-dependent helicase; the encoded protein is MFFAPSVIVFFLPPILLNLVSTFHISKVASTSFLSRKGTLRNVNSGEEQIILSRNSQRHYNSQHPQRVEHFLCKNEKVDGQNGGTCFFKKDQTFSKLLVHPTLVEELKKNNITVPSLIQFDLLQYYNKYFPMLRNIIIGAENGIGKTLSYIIFVLNHILKQSNSNNRVFVLIFQYSGLLTRQCFQIVRRLSRNVKVKSTTLNNTPLTPVNLNPNGSLILITSPVKFATYMKENVDAVTPFLKNLDFLIMDEVDVMFEDPFVKHIKALYEQMSKLANTKYISIVTSSTLSNKGKKSVYQNINKYVTNAVLIKTNYLHNVHPLVNYHFVNLPTYTVSEKIKAIKRIMSKENYKKALIFCNTLTSCNNAFSQLSSLFEDIYLFNSSLKKEDQFAILDMFKNSERCILVTTDIIHRGVDIKGITHLFHLDAPTNIVVYTHRNGRISRGASTGDIYLFNDPDNLVTKKIYQLHKKNVKFEDIFSRKRSLRKNYKRDLKKSKQGEGTAGQNPQSST